The DNA sequence TCACATGAAACTTCAATCAAGAGCTCAAATGCATTTGGGAGTTTAAATCACGGTGATGGGAATTTCTTGATGAACATGGGTCCTCATGCATCTCTAGGAGCTGGTGTTGGCCTTTCAGGAAATGCAACCGAAATTGGTTCGCCTAATTTCAGAATGATGTCACCACTGCCTAGACATGGTTCATTGTTCCTTGGAAATGGTTCATATTCTGGACTAGGAGCAGCTAACTCTGAGTTGTTAACTGAATGTGGTAGAACTAGGCGACCTGATAATAATGGGAACCAAATTGATGGCAAGAAGCAGTACCAGCTTGATCTGGACAAAATTATGAGCGGGGAAGACACAAGGACTACATTAATGATTAAAAACATTCCTAATAAGTAAGAACTGAAAAAGTATCATAGCAAAGAGATCACTATACTAGCAACCTGAGTATTGTGGTAACAGTAAGTGATATATTTAGTAATGTTTTTTTACCTATTGTGATTAAGGTACACTTCAAAGATGCTCCTTGCTGCAATTGATGAGGATCACATGGGAAGCTATGACTTTTTGTATTTGCCGATTGACTTTAAGGTATACATatcctatatatatatgtgtgcttGATGAAGAAAATCGTTATGCGACATATTTATTAAAGTCAGTTCTCTCTATTGCAGAACAAGTGTAATGTGGGCTATGCTTTCATCAATATGGTGTCTCCTTCACACATCATCCCCTTCTATAAGGTCTGAGTTCTATCCAAGTTCTATCTATTTGGAAATTTGAGGCCATATGATTATCTCTATATATATTTGTGTGATATTGGTTTGTGATGtaattatatttgtaattttctCTGCTTTACTAAAATTTTGAGACATCAGCCCCTTCTACAAGTTTTAAACCCTAATTTTCAACATCAAAAGGTCACATTTTTTGGCAACTATATTCAACTAAACTTATACTTGTACGGGATTAAGATGGATatgtattttgaaaaaaaaaaaaaactatttagtATATAATAATTTGAGAAATATTAGGTGACCAACATTTTTTCGTTTTATTAACATTACATTTGAACTAACAGTAGCTAACTCtcattgttagatgaaaaaaatatttctctaaaaaatTGATGAAACCTGTGCTGCTCTTAAGAAGTTTGCATGATTGCAGGCATTTAATGGGAAGAAGTGGGAAAAGTTCAACAGCGAAAAAGTTGCTTCACTTGCTTATGCGCGAATCCAAGGAAAGGGTGCACTTGTGACACATTTTCAGAATTCAAGCCTAATGAATGAGGATAAACGGTGTCGGCCAATTCTCTTCCATTCAGAGGGCCAAGAGATTGGTGACCAGGTTCTGTTATAAAACGTTACATTCGATGATCAATCATTTCTTCTGTCCATATATCGTTTAAAAGTGTTTATCTGACAACTTTTCCGCATTCTATCCAGGAACATTTCCTCTCAAGCAATTTGAATATATGTATTCGTCAACCGGATGGGTCTTACTCAGGTGATTTGTTGGAGAGCCCGAAGGGCAATTCGGATGAAAACTAGAGAAATATTAACTAAGATATTATGTTCCTAGCCAATAATAAATGTGGTTCTAGGAGTGCTAACTAGTGCATAGCTAATCATCATAAGGTGTACAAAGCTAATTCGTCGAAATAGGTGGAAAGAAGTGTTTACAAGACTAAGGGTTTGTTCGCGAGTttgagttttggagggaaagggaGGGAATGGGTGGAAGGTTTTCAAGAATAAAATAGAGTTGTCTTTATACTTTAAACACACCCCTTCCTTCCTTTCCTCTCTAAAACTTGAGCTCGCAAACATACCCTAAGAAAAGGAATTCTAATATGTTAATTGTTCGTAACGATGATCGaaagcgaagaagaagaagaagaagagaagtttgTTAATGTGTAGATAGGAATTGTCATTTAACCGGCGGAAGAGAATAACCATGCATGCCAGATTGTGCAGGATGACTACTCAGTTTGGGATttgttatttgttttcttttttggccATCCTTTTGCTGTGGTATGCAAAATGTGATTAATGTTCATATGggttgggagggaagattttcAGATGAAAAAGATAAGTTGTGTATAGAAGGGATGTAATTAACTATTCTGTGTCCACTGTTGTCATGTAACAAAAACTGTTGAATAATGACTtgtatatataattgtatttattttagaAATTGTTACCAAAAATTTATATGCTTTATACCGTTCTTTGTTGTTTAAAATAATGTTATTTCTGTTTATGTTATAGATGAACAATGAttgttctttttcaaattttaggtTATAATGAAATAATTATCAGCATGTTTTCCCAAAACTAACTAGTAACAAACTCAGAACATATTATAATcatcaaattaaaattcaaattatagcttctttgattttattgttttagGAAACTACATGCCTTAAACTTAAACTGTAACAATAAACGGCAGTCCGGTGCACAAATGGTATAGGAAAGTTTTCAAGTATATCGCTACACTGgtgttttaataaattttaaccgttaaccttaattatatatattatatatattttttataattaaaatcaacggttaaaaattattgaaacagCATTGTACCAATACACTTGGAAATTTTCCAATGGTATAACGTAGATAGCCTTAATAATTGCATAGATTCCGCCACTTAAAACCAACGAACATGGAGACAACTCAACTGATGCTTTGAGATTTCTCTTCCTATCAATAACGAAGAAAAATATGATTGAGCCAAAGTTAGATATTTGTGTCATACACATTGAACCATGGACTCCCAAATTGTTGACCATAGATGTGTGCTTAAACATTAAGATACCATAGTTCAACATAGAACTTATCCATTTTCTGACTCAGTTTTAAATCTGATGTGTTTTCTGTCATTTGTAAGTGTCGCTCAGCTACTTTCTTAAATGAAAGTttttcttctataaaaaaaaaaaaaagaaaagacggATATGATTGCATTGATTGATGGGGTCTTATGTTAAGAGTTGACAACCACAACTTAGTTCAGATTACATCCAAAGCAAGAGGAAATTCACACTTTTCACTGAGTTGAGAGCTAAGATAGGATATTAAACTCAAGTGAATGGaacattattagtttttaaggTAATGTTTGCCTTCAAATTTGTAGAGCATTAGCAATGGAGCCAGCTAAACTCAACACTTCAAAAGGAGCTTTGTTTCCTATAGCTTTCACAGTAAGGGGGCAAGAATCTGTGATCCAGAAGTGGGTAAAggctttctccaagctttctgtATGTTGAGTCAAATGGCAACAACATTCAAATATATGTACATGATTTTGAGAAAGTATAACGTGTGTTACATGATGCCATGACTAACCGTTTTTATGGAGGAACCGGTCCCACGATTGGTTAGGAAATACGCCATGGGTGACATAGGCACTCACCTTTGCTGCACCATGAGCTGCTAAAACTTTCTAAGGGATATcaacaagaaaaaagaaagtaagaaatgaCAAGTTGCAGAATACAGACATCCATTGCTAATGCTATCTAGCATTCTCACATGGAGCTTTTGCTTTCCTCAAATTCCAATTATTAAAACCCGGGGATGGCGATTACTTAACCATTTACCTGACATTCAATCAGAGTGCTGCCGGATTGGACCAAATCATCAACAATGACAACATGATGACCAGTTGCATTGCCTTCCTTGACCCGAACTATCCTCTTGTCGCCCTCACGAACCTTGTTACATACCACCTACCACTTCGAAAGAATCAGACACTCATAAAAGATGAATTATAACTTAAACAGCTAGATTTTCCACAGAAGACACACCACTGAAAAATTATCGAACTGCTTGTGGAATCGCTTCCAAGCACCATCATCTGGAAATGCTATAACAACCTAGAAACAACAAGTTCAAATTCAGTATATTAGAAACAACAAGTGAATCACAAGCAGGGCAATGTACCGCACATATAATACAACAAATACTGCAAAGATTCAGGATAAAATGCAACAACTCTCAGGAGTACTCACATTATTAGCATCCGGAAGCTGACTCAGTCGTTGCTTTAAGAGAGGAATACCAGTCTCAAACAAGGGCAGAACCTCATCCCCAAAATAAAACCTCTCctgcatgaattttaaataaatagtACAAAATAATAGAGTGAACAGATGCAGCATATAGAAAtgaaagcaaagaaactatacaTATGTTGATATGCAATGTTCAAAAAGCCACAAGCTGCCATTAACAGTAATAAGTATCAACcctaaagatatcaaaattctaagAAACATATAATATCCAAGAGTTCATCCTGTACTTAACAGATAGAAGTTTATTTACTGTATGGCACCAAAAATCCAAAAGGCAATGTAACCATGCATCCAACCAAATAAGTATATCAGCAAAAAACTTAATAATTATTCATAAAGACCTTAACTAAAGCAATTTTAGGTTTAATTCATTAGCAATACAAACCTGCAAAGCATGAATATCATATATGACCAAACTGGTTGGGCCACCTCTCGAAATTGGGATGTTTGACAACATCCTTGCAAGGGTGAAGGCAGTTGCCACATCACCTTCTTCCTCCATGCGCTCGAAGGAACCGGTTGGAAAGAACGGCAACACCAATGTGAAGGAAGCAACAAACAGACGAGGGAGCGCATATATGACAGAAAGCTGCTCAAAGACATGTGCAGGAGAGCTGAAAGATGCCAAGAAAGCAACATGCTGACCTCTGAGCTCTTCTGCATtgtttatatatatgtttggAAATCCATCCGCAAAAGACCTGAAAAAAAGCATAAATCTCATCactttttcttcagttttagttcttaaaacaaaacaaaagtccATTTTTTTTTCCTATCATTTATGCATAGAAACATAGTAATCGTTGGTGATCATCAACCACTGATCAGAAACACTAAGAATCATGATAATAAGGCAAAAACAAAGAAACCCAAAATAAGAAATGgataaaaaagcaaagaaaaagtgCTTTTCAGAATGaaatagattaaaaaaagaaGCTGAGATTGTGGGAACAGAGAGAAAGAGACCTCCATTTGATATTCTGGAGAATGATGTGATCACAGCGAGCAGCAACCTTGAGAGCAAGGTCTTCACAGTCAAGTGAGTAGAAGAGATTGACAGGCTTCTTTGAGTTTGGAATGGGTGTGGGAACTTTCCCTTTCTCTATTGCCATTCcttaattttatcaaacacaaggTGGGCACTCGCACAAAGATTTTGTTTCAGACTCGCTGACTCAAGTAAACTCCTTACGAGTCTATTACTAAAAGCCGAAGGGCTTCACCAACAAATTAATATGGTTCCATCATTTTCTTTctcttaacaaaataaaaattggatttttttttgtcagggaAAATGGGTTTATTTTTATGAAGGCCCTAATGTCTCGCCTGAACTGGGCTATGTCCATTCAAACCCAAATCTATCCAAGACAAAAAATAATACCAAATCTACTTCAAAAGGACATTAATCTGCCCCaaaaaaatgacaataaaattgttcaaatctTCAATACAACATAAAATAGATACTCATTATTCCGCATAAACAAGTATCAACAGTCTAATATCGCCTTATATATGCAGTAATTTATTGACCATCAATAACTTAAATTGAACTCTGATCCGtatagaaaaccaaaaataaaataaaatagtgaatgttccaataaaaattttataattattttttattagataataaattaaaatttgatgttgatatgttataaaaatattatttttatctaaaaatattgTTATTCTCTTTAAGCCGTTATTTTCTTTCATAAGTCATATTTTTAAAGTGTGGTTAGACAAATATCTTTAggtaaaatatttttagtatcttTATTAGAATAAGTACCTAATTAAATTAGTCCATATAATCAACTTTGTATAGTTGAGTGGTTGTTTACTTATCTGATTAAATAAAGGTGACTACCCTAACAAAGATTTTATGATTGTCATTATgtgaagatattttattttaattattagatgATAAATTGTAAGgcttaatttttatatgttataaaagtattatctttattttaaatgtGGCTAAACAAATAAGTCACACTTCTTAAACAAagtcatcataaaaaaaatatttttagcatCTTCATTAGAATAGTTACcataaacaaatattaaaaattttaattttctttgtctaCATAGTTatctaattaatttattcatcttattttatacttttaaaatttcaTCAAATTAATCTAATCTATCTTTACCATGAGTTTTAAGTGAACATAAAAAATGAATTACAATATATTTCTTAAATTCATATGTTTTTTTTTGTCGGTGGATTGGACAACTCCCAATCCTAGGTACACAATACACATCCACACACTCTTCACAtacttatcaattttttttttcagttgtaACTGATAGGACTCGAATTCAAAACCTTTGAAATGGGAGGGGACAGAATATCGTGTGGGTTATGGCTCATTGGCAAATTCATATTATTTAGATAGTGTCACACATGACAACATTTCTTTTTAAAGCTCATGAAATAACATGATTTTTGTTTTCACCAACTCTCTAGAACACCCTAGTGTCTAAGCATTTGTATTGTATGCATTATTATAAGTATATAATTGCCCAAACTTTCCCATATGGATGGATTACCAACAATCATATATTCATATGGCATATTCAAAACAAATgctaccaatatatatatatatatatatataatttccttGGTAATCACTACAAAAATGCATGCATGGTTAGTTGTCATTTATCAATCATTTTCTCTCTCCATGAATTATCCAATggattttcattagttttatctTTCATATAGGATAGGGTTATTATCCTAGCAAAATAAATATCCAAGGACCAAGATTAGTTGTGTGTTTGTGTCATGGAATTACTTTGAACCCTACAAAATTAATTCCCTTGACAAGTCAATTTATGTGGTATCCAACATAAACACACTCACCCACAAATAAACTTTTATTTATGCTATAATATGAAAGAAACATATAAGAAATTCACATATCTCTTCATTATATTATATAGATTATcaccattatcattatcattatcatcatcattatcatcgttactatcattattttcattttcattatcattaatatcatttttaattaCAAGGTCCTCTATGGTCCATCTCCTATGAAGAAACAAGTTGACAAAATGGAATCAACGAAAAAGAATATATAAGTATATACTATATAGCATTCATATGAGGAGTGACACCTAAGTAGTTTgagtatattataatttatttctcTCATAATAATATTAAACCACTGACCAAGTAACCATTGAAATCAATaagtgcaaaaaaataaaaaataaaaaaagcaccGACAATAGAGGctagaaattatatatataaattatcttATTAGAGCCGATCAATATTTCACCagaggaataataataataataataataataataataataataataataataataataataataataaaacctcgatatctcttctccttctcttgaGTTAGGTCAAATACTTAGTTgcttttctaataataataaaatttgaagtTAAATCGAAATGAAAATCATTTTATTCATCAAATATCTAGCTACTAATAAAAATGACAGAGACAAATATTTTCTCCCCTATTCATATATATAGTACAAAGATATTTTTTGTTTCAATATACCTTTTAGGAAATAAATGAAAATTTGGAATACGTTTATCTTTATAATTATTttgaatactttttttttttgttaaaaaccaAGCATTTTCACGTGAACAACACTCAAATTAATTTTAGACAACTACTTTTTTCCGTTATTGAAAAAATGAAAGGCAACTATATATGCAATTTCAAGTATGAAAATGattaaaaatcctaatttatatttttattaatcatctttctaattgttaaataaaagtttttttttggattttttaatctttttaaaataatatatttaaatttgtcTTAAGACCACAGAACTTTGGATGCATGAATAATTGGTCTTATTTTTTTAATGGaccatttaatttaattagatcaATTCATATTTAGATGATAGATATGACTTTGAATATTATAcattaactaataaaatttaatagctATTTCACATACacattatatgtaattatgtactAGTGTATATCAATAGGCACTttagagtcacaaaaaaaaaaaaaaaaaataggcactTTAGTGCCTATTGTttcatttgtttatttattaaatatataaaaaagtattaaaaattgaATTAGTTGAGATGATAAGtgatttataattttaacaaaaattcatggttcaaattaaaaaaaaaatatttttttataaattatatataacaaagagtatttaaaaaaaatgagacaCCGATTTTTCTTGTATTCCTATTATATAGTATAGAATATAAATAAACGTCTTGTAATTTAAACATAAATAAGTTcagtatatacataatataatttataataaaacgCAATAGCATCTTTTAATTTATATAGTTTTaccaaataaaaataagacaCTATATTAATGTTATTATTTATTGAATAAAATACATTTTCAAATAATTATATGACTTTAGACCGATAATCAAATATAACATAGCTTAAGAGATTTTGCAAAAATGTATGTTTTAGGCAAGCTTTTTTAATTTTAGGGTAAGTGATGAGACTAGAAACACAAGTGGATCTTCtcacttttatattttaattaattatttaaatgttattttgattttattattagtCATACAATATACAATattggaagaagaaaaacaaaaggagAGAATTATAGGAGTGCTTGTTTCAAGGTTTGTAAGACTAGAGTATACTAACAAATATATGGTTTAATTAAGAATAatcttatataataatttttcaaaaaaaaaatgaacatatataaaaagtaattatgGTAGTAGTTGGTAGTCAACAAAATTTGTGGTTGTTCATAATTGTTTCATATATTAGATATTTGAATTTAATCCAAAGTACAAGTTTGAGGTTGCTATCATCAATTGAGTTCAGTATGGGGCATATATATGGGCCATGACCAACTCATTGTATTAATGTATTATGAACAAACCCTAATTATTGTGCaaattaaataaagaatttaattttgatgtactgataatataaaataaatatttttgttaatatagcATTATGTAATTAAATGCACGTATAAAACTATGTATATTcacagtgtattaaaattaaattattaaataaaagggTTGATGTGATTAGTAGAATTTTGCATGAGTATGAAAACATTCCCTAAGCCCATTAAATATGTAACACAaagaattaagatatatttgagcAATCACAACTAAGTTCCATCATGGATATATATGATTATTCTCCTGTTCTATTTGGAGGGGATATATATTATTCTTTAGCATATATGCAAATATATATGTTAagctttatttaattaaaatccGAATGTTCCATGATAACATTCAATTTAGGAGTTACTAAATCAATAATTATTGTAGGGAATAAAGGTTACAGTATTACATAAaaccttataataataataatatatattattcccATGACTCATTTAATCCCATGAAGTTAATTAATGTGTCCACCTACCCGTCATTATCAACATCTGCTTATATTATTTGAATCATTGTTTGCAAGCACGCAGTTTTATGAATATCACTGCATATATCTAGAGTGttactaataattaatattatgatATGAATATATTCATCAATATGATGTAACgataaaaaattggaaaaaagaaCAATGCAAGCAAAGATATAGTAACATATATatgacaataatatatatatagtagtgtgAAAGATAAATCAATTTTGAATGTATATTATAccacttaatattttttattaattcaaatcgtgcttacctatatatatatatatatatagggtagTCTTCTGATTTGAAGTTTTGAATGAACACACCAAAAGTAACATATACTATATAACAATTTCATTAAATATGAGGTCCCACCTTACACATTTGCTCTTTCACTCCCTAAATGCATATTTATTACTCATGTTTGCATATttgcatttcttttgttt is a window from the Arachis hypogaea cultivar Tifrunner chromosome 17, arahy.Tifrunner.gnm2.J5K5, whole genome shotgun sequence genome containing:
- the LOC112765496 gene encoding ribose-phosphate pyrophosphokinase 4; protein product: MAIEKGKVPTPIPNSKKPVNLFYSLDCEDLALKVAARCDHIILQNIKWRSFADGFPNIYINNAEELRGQHVAFLASFSSPAHVFEQLSVIYALPRLFVASFTLVLPFFPTGSFERMEEEGDVATAFTLARMLSNIPISRGGPTSLVIYDIHALQERFYFGDEVLPLFETGIPLLKQRLSQLPDANNVVIAFPDDGAWKRFHKQFDNFSVVVCNKVREGDKRIVRVKEGNATGHHVVIVDDLVQSGSTLIECQKVLAAHGAAKVSAYVTHGVFPNQSWDRFLHKNESLEKAFTHFWITDSCPLTVKAIGNKAPFEVLSLAGSIANALQI